The Plasmodium chabaudi chabaudi strain AS genome assembly, chromosome: 14 genome contains the following window.
TGATACAGACaactattaatatatacacaagCGTCTATATATTGAATATATAGTTTTTCACACAAATCGTGATAggaaaacatatattattttaataaatttagtttaacatgcatattatatatattcaagttatttttttaattctattTTCTGTTGGTAAAATGGGAATAGTAAAATAAcacatgaaaaaaaaagtctacaaaataatataatggtTGTGGTATTAGcatatacattattatggtgttgaaaaaaaataatatcgtattttatgtaaaataagATAGAACTATTGAACATGGTTTATTTTGACTTATAAATTAAGTGTGTTTTTTATGATTactgttttaaaaaaaaatatagataaataaaatttttcataaaattttcctttttatattttttaattttaaaataaatatttccaCGTATcatgattatttatattgctAAGTGAgaagcatatatttttaagcaacacattttttaagcaaaactattttatgaatttaaaaacaaatgaaaatatccGCCAAAATTagttacatatatataagttaattataataaaatatactttATAAATGTTAACAAAAGTTTACATCTTcattagtatatatatatataaaagaaaaaattgaattaGTTAATGAATAGAAAAGTTTCATTTAAAGAATTTCGATATATATAGCACTTGCAAGaaggaagaaaaaaagtaaaataaaatatacattcaAAATGCTTAAtaaggaaaataattataacaataatatatattttggaaaaataaaaggttCAATTTCCATTTAGTTTTCTTTTCTATGTTTTTTGGTAACGGGGGATAATATAAGAATGGCAATCATCTAcacattataatataagcTTACATAATAGCATACATATGTAGAATATTTAGTTGATTGTTTTAGCTGACTTAgctttaattattttatactttttttatttattatgtttctaagtttaattcattttacGCCGCCGAAAACCCCAcgaaatgttttttttccatgGCAAACTTTTTGTGTGCATAAATCAGGAAgctttttagaaaaaaataggtTAGCTTTAAGAGTACCTATtaatttaacaaaatttgaaattagagaatatttaagaaaaatatacaatgcAAAAGTAATCAAGGTCAATACGTTAATTAAAATACCAGAAAGGCGGAGAAATTTAAGTGACCATcgttttaattattatagaaATGGgcctatatataaaaaagcaaTTATAACATTGGAACATGAAGTACCAGATAGTGTTAAAATGATTCAATcgtgtaaaaatataggtAGAAATCCttatattacaaaaaaaaatgttatttatGGTGTTAGAAGTGATGTCAAAATTACACCAACAAGGTCGCAACTATGGCATATGGGAGAATGTAGATATTCATGGAGACTGCCTTTAACAAATTTGTTAGCGgattataaaatgaatttaaatCCTGATTTAAGAattgatgaaaattatgTTCAACTCGCACCAGATCCTACGAAACCATTTATGCATTCTGGTGTTTCATCAGAAACATTTAAGCCGGATAATGTGCCTGATCAAACATTTCCtcatgtaatatatttataaatttttatttttgacaATATTAGAGAATGAACATATATTAGTGTGCTATTCCCCTTTAAGCACACACTTATACATACGCATGCATATTCTACGTATTTAGATAATTAGCTTATGAAATCGTTTAATAactattccttttttttcttatttataGATTAATTTAACACCTTGGAGAAGGCaagtaaagaaaatatatgactCAGGTACTTTAGCGCCACCCGAATCATTTCATCATGTTTCTAAACGCGGTGAAACAATTGAATATgcaaatcaaaataaaggaGATAGAAAATCTTCCAGAAGTAGTGAATGGAAACCTCCATCATAAGAATGGAAGagtaaattataaacattGCCCACGCTACAAAAGAAATTtgtgtttatatttttatatactttttcacatttatattattaaatccCGTTTTTTTCACCTTTCGTTTTTgtagttatttttatatgtactATCTTAATTGCTTCTTCTCGAAGCTAAtttctttcattttttatgttatattatatttttttttaacatctCATTTGATATATACATGCAGTATTAAACAATACATATGTAGAATTATGTTGACTATTTGTGTGTATTATTATGCCTATATAATGTTACACTTTCAAAATTGaactttaaaataatttgcatttttataatttcattttatcggattttacaatttaatgtatcattattttgtaaattcaTATGTTAGCTTATCATTTTATAGTTTGTTGTTATGCagtttatttaataactaactttttttcaataaaacggtaaaaatatagtagAGAATATACATCTATCTTTGGGCTCTCCCCTATTATCAATGCAATCATAATATGGTTGAATGACAATAtggctatatatatactaatgGCTTTATAGATAAATTTATGATTATGCCATTtctttatgtttatatttcgaaatatttatttcattaaataaaaaatgaatcacaaacaaatgaataatatattttatgtgatttttttttagaatcATAAGCATTATATGCTATGCACGTTTTTCACTTTTTGGGTAATGCCCTaagaaaacataaaaaaaaatatataccgTTATAAATTCTTAATATTATGTTTCtcgtattatatatatatatttttaagtcctcttatttatataattaataccAGCTTATGCTTATGTAgcaattaaaataaagagtaaaaaaaataattgataTATGCTTTTATCgtagaatatatatataatgcttGACCCACGGAAATTGTTTACACCAAAGATGTgtgcatttattttatacgTTTTTCTTTGtaagtataatatataaattcttaaaaaagagatatatttttatttgaggctttttaattttataatactttatttttatacataattttaaattaatgaaGTATATAAAGcctttaaaattgtatagaaaaaatataataataaaacataaaactATATAAGAACCTTAAAATGACGATACCGAGAAAAAAAGCTGatctttttttactaaaaaaaaatgttcatagataaaaaaagatttaTAATGCTATAAAAAGATAAGCATTAGAAAATGAAaggtgtaaaaaaaataaaaaaaaaaaatatataaatataagatcagataatatatgaaaaaatggtaaaagtaccttaaaaaaagtgaaatTTGTGAAAAAATGGTAGTATCCgtgatgaatatataagatTCTTATTCTAAAACAATAGATTttcctatatatatatatttttttttttttttaagtttgattttttttgttattttatgacacattacattattttttttttttttttcacaaataATAGCGTGAACAACATATTAATACATA
Protein-coding sequences here:
- a CDS encoding mitochondrial ribosomal protein L23 precursor, putative, producing MFLSLIHFTPPKTPRNVFFPWQTFCVHKSGSFLEKNRLALRVPINLTKFEIREYLRKIYNAKVIKVNTLIKIPERRRNLSDHRFNYYRNGPIYKKAIITLEHEVPDSVKMIQSCKNIGRNPYITKKNVIYGVRSDVKITPTRSQLWHMGECRYSWRLPLTNLLADYKMNLNPDLRIDENYVQLAPDPTKPFMHSGVSSETFKPDNVPDQTFPHINLTPWRRQVKKIYDSGTLAPPESFHHVSKRGETIEYANQNKGDRKSSRSSEWKPPS